DNA sequence from the Streptomyces tsukubensis genome:
CCGCACCGCACACGAACACCGGACTCTGTTTCCCGGCGTACTGGCATCCGGACCCGGACAAGGCCGACGAGACCATCAGCTGGTTCAACAAGTACGTCATCTCCAAGGTCGAGGAGCTGCCCGGCGTCAAGGGCATCGAGCCGACGTCGACGACCTTCGAGTACGACGAGCTGAACGCCGCCGACCGCAAGGGGGCGGCCTGGGCGCTGAACCAGGGCGAGTTCTCGAAGAAGAAGACCCGGACGTACGACCATTGGCGCGGCTACGAGATCGTGCGCACGATCAGCGGCGCGGACTCCGCGCATCCGTACACCGGCACCGAGCGGTCGATGTCGGAGACCCGCTACTTCCGGGGCATGGACGGCGACAAACTGCCCGACGGCGGTAGCCGGAACGTCCTGGTCAAGGACAGCCGCGGCTTCGACATCGCTCCCGACCTCCTGCCCTACCAGGGCCGAGTGGCGGAAACGCTGACGTACACCAAGGTCGGCGGAGTGGTGCTCAACCGCGATGTCGACTACCCGTGGCACAAGGTGCTGGCCACTCGGGTGCGCGGCGACGGCATCCCGGCCCTCAAGGCCTACCGGGTCATGGAGAGCTACAGCATCAGCGTTTCGCTGGCGTCCGGCACCCGGGTGGACAGCAATCCGCATACCGACGACGACGACCGCACCTGGCGGACCGTGCGGACCTCCACCCAGTACGACGGGGTGTACGACCTCCCGGTCAGAATCGAGTCCCAGGGCGATACCGGCCGGACCGGTGACGAGACGTGCTCGTGGATGGAGTACGTGCACAATCCGGGCAAACATCTGATCGGCCTGTCTTCGCAGTCACTGACCACGGCAGGACTCTGCCCGGCCGCCGGTGTCGAGCCTCCTGCCTCGTCGTGGATCTCGGGCTCGCGTCTCACCTACGACGGAGTGGCGCACGGAGCCCAGCCCGTCAAGGGTCTCCCCACCACGACCTGGACGGTGCGGAAGGACGGCGGGGCCTGGGACGAGGACTCCAAAGTCAGCTATGACACCATGGGCCGGCCCATCAGTGCGACGGACGCCGCGGGGAGCGTTACCACCAGCGAGTACCTCCCGGCCACAGGCCAGGTCTACTCGGTCAAGACGAAGAACGCCGAGCAGCACACCTCCACGAGTCTGCTCGAACCCGGTCGGGGCACCGCGCTGAAGGTGACCGACCCCAACGGGCGGACCACCACCTTCGAGTACGACGGCCTCGGTCGGACCGTCGCGGCGTGGGGGCCGACACACGCCGCGAACGAACCGGCCGCGAAGTTCACCTACTACGCCAAGCCCGGCGACCCGGTCTCCGTACGGTCCGAGGTCCGCAAGGAAGACGCCGGATACGTCAGTTCCTACGTCTTCTACGACGGGCTCGGCCGCGAGCGGCAGAAACAGGAACCGGCCGTCGGCAAGGGCCGACTGGTCACGGACATCTTCTACGGGCCGAGCGGCACGATCAGCCGCACCAACAACGCCTACTACACCGGCGGCGACCCGCAGCCGGTGATGTACGAGCCGACCGACGCCTCCGACACCAAGATTCCCAACGCGACTCTCTACAAGTACGACGGTCTGGGGCGGGTGCTTCAGGAGACGCCGTACGAGGCAGGAGCGGAGAGGCCGGAGAAGGCGAGCCGCTCGGAGTACGGCTACGACTACTCGGTGGCCGTCGAGCCCAGCGGGGCCGCGTCCCAGCGGACGTACAGCGACGCCCTCGGCCGTACCGTGCGGGTGGACACCTTCACGGACCCGGCACGGACCGCGTTCCGTTCCACCGCGTTCGCCTACGACGCGCGTGGCGATATGACAACGGCGAAGGACCCCAAGGGGAACACCTGGTCCTGGACGTACGACGCGCGGGGCCGGATGGTGTCGTCGACCGACCCGGACACCGGCACCAGCACTACCGCGTACGACAACGCCAACCGGCCCGTGCTGTCCACGGACGCCCGGGGCGTGAAGGTCTGGTCGAAGTACGACGCGCTCGGCCGGCCCCTTGAGCAGCGGCTGGAGAACGCCACCGGCGCCCTGCTGGAGACCAGCACCTACGACACGGTCGCAGGCGCGGTCGGACTTCCGGCCAGCACCACCCGCTACACCGACAACCTGCCCTACACCAGCGAGATCACCGGCTACACCCCCGACTATCAGCCGACGGGGTCGAAACTGACCCTGCCGCCGTCCATCGCGTCCACGCACGGCTTGAAGCCCAGCTACTCCTACACCTTCGGTTACACCAAGGGCGGACAGCTCAGGGAGACCGGACTGCCGGAGGCCGGTGCCCTGGCCGCGGAGAAGATCATCACCCGTTTCAACAAGGACGGGCTTCCCACCTCCACCTCCGGCAAGGACTGGTACACCAGCGACGCCGAGTACAGCGTCTACGGCCAGGTGGTGCGCACGGTCAGCGGTGAGCATCCGAACCGGGTGTGGTCCAGCAATGTCTTCAACGAGAGCACCGGCGCGCTGGAGCAGAGCATCGTCGACCGGGAGTCGACGAGTGACACCTCGACCGTCCTCGGGAACCGGGTCAACGCCCGTTCGTACGAGTACGACCCCGCGGGCAACATCACGTCGATCGCGGACCGCTGGAACTCCGTCGTCGACCGGCAGTGCTTCACCTACGACACCATCGGCCAGCTCACCCAGGCCTGGACGGCGCCCAGCACCTGCCAGGCGCCCGGGAAGCAGGGGGCCGCACCCGAGTACCCGGACGGGACGAAGAACGTCACCGCCGCGAACGCGGGCTACTGGCAGTCGTACACCTACGACGAGCTGGGCCAGCGGACCAAGCTGGTCAAACACGACCCGGCCGGTGATGCCACCAAGAACGCCACGACCACGTATGCGTACGGGAAGACGGACGGCAGCCAGCCGCACACCCTGACCGGGACCTCCACCGTCTTCAAGAACGAGACCGGGGCGCAGATCACCAAGCCCTCGGTGCGCACCTACGACCAGTCCGGCAACATGACCGCCCGTACCGACGGCGGCGTCGGCCAGACGCTGACCTGGACCTGGGACGGAAAGCCCGAGAAGGTCACCGGATTCGGTGAGGGCTCCGGTGCCTGGGTCACCCGCGACAAAGCGTGCCTCGACCTCTCCGGCGGCCTGACCCTGGCCGGAACGCCGATCCAGCGGTTCACCTGCAACGGCACCAAGGCACAGAAGTTCCGCATCGACGCGACCGTGGCGGATCCGACCGTGGGCGCGCTGAAGGTCCTGGGCAAGTGTGTGGTGCCGGGAGCCGGCGGAACCGCCGCGGTGATCGCGGACTGCAACGGCACGGCCGCCCAGCAGTGGACGACGGTCGCGGCGGGGGAGAAGCTCAAGCACGTCGCCACCGGCACCTGCCTGACCGCACCCAATACGGCGAACGGCACTGATCTGGTGCTGGGCGCCTGCGACGACACCGAGACGGCCGTACCGACCCAGTCGTGGAAGCCGGCCGACGCGACCAGCTACATCTACGGTCCCGGCGGCGAACGACTGATGGCGATCACCGCGGGCGAGACCACGCTCTATCTCGGCGACACTACCGTTGCCACCAGCGGCGGCAAGCTCTCCTACACCGAGCGCTACTACGCCCAGCCCGGCGCACCGACCGTGATGCGCCACGCCCAGAGCAACGGCGCCAGTGAACTCTCCGCGCAGATCGCGGACCACAACGGCACACCGCACGCCAATGTGGCACTGGCGGCGGGGAACGCGGTCACCTTCGCCAAGAAGGACCCCTTCGGAGTCGACCGGACGGAGAGCCCCAACTGGAAGTCCCACAGGGGCTATCTGGGCGGTGACGACGACGCGTCGACGGGCCTGGTCCACCTGGGCGCCCGAGAGTACGAACCGGCGACGGGCCGCTTCATCTCGGCGGATCCGCTCCTGGACCTCGGCGACCCCATCCAGATCAACGCCTACACGTACAGCGAGAACAACCCGGTCACGTTCGCGGACCCGTCGGGGCTGAAGTCCGCGGATGTCGGCAGTGGCAGTAGCAGCACCTATGACGGCGACTCCGTCGGAGGGCCCTCCAAGGAGGAGCTGTACTGGGCCAACGACCAGATGAACCGGTCCCTGTCGAGTGTCGTCTGGGACGTCCTCTGGGATTTCCTCAAGGAACTCAGCAATGTCGGTGCCATCGTCTCCTGCTTCACTCGGGGAGATCTGTGGTCCTGCGGCAGCCTGTTGCTCGACGCCCTGCCGCTGATGAGGGCCCTGAAGATAGCCAAGAGTCTCTGGAAAGCAGTGAGCAGGCTGTTCGACGCGATCTCTGCTTTCAAGAAGGCCCAGGACAAGGCCCGCAAGGTCATCGAAGCGGCCCGCAAGGCCCAAGAGGCGGCACGGAAGGCGGCGGCGGCGAAGAAAGCCGCGGCTAAGAAGGCTGCTCAACTCGCGAAGAAGAAGGCCGAACAGGCAAAGCTGAGAGCGGAGAAAAAGGCGGCCCAGAAGGTCGGCAACCTGGTCCAGAAGGCGAGGAAGGCTGCGGCGAAGAAGTCCGAGAAGCCACTGAACCGGGCACGGAACGCAGCCAAAGAGGACACGCCCAGCAAGACCCGGGGCTCGGATTCCGGCCCTGGGTGCCGGACCACCGACAACAGCTTCACTCCGGGCACCCAGGTCCTGATGGCGGACGGTACGACCAAGCCGATCGAAGAGGTCAAGAACGGCGACAAGGTCGTCGCCACCGACCCGGAGACCGGTGAGACCGCGATCGAGACGGTCACCGCCGAAATCAAGGGCGAGGGCACCAAGAAGCTCGTCGAGGTGGTGATCGACACGGACGGCCGGAAGGGCACGGCCACGGCGACGGTCACGGCAACGGACGGACACCCGTTCTGGGTGCCGGAGTTGCAGGAGTGGATCGACGCCACGGACCTGGAGGCGGGCAACTGGCTGCGTACCGCGGTCGGCACGCTGGTCCAGATCACGGCGGTGGAGCGCCGGACCGAACAGGCTGTGGTTCATAACCTCACAGTCAGCGATCTGCACACCTACTATGCATTCGCAGGCAAAGCGTCCGTACTTGTACATAACTGCGGACCAAGTGCTACTCAGACCCGGACGTACGTTCCGGGGCGGCCCGGTACAGACGACGCCGTACAAGACCCCCTTCCTGCGAGCGCATTGTTGACCACTGGAGGCAATCTCCAGGACGGAAATTACACCTATGTGGTGATGCCAGGTGGTTCAGTGAGGGCGTTTCACGAAAAAATCTACGACGATGAGATTTGGGCGGGGCATACGAGTCTCGCTGGCGGAAAGCCTGTGGCGATGGCCGGTACATTTGATGTGCTGGACGGAGTAATGGTCAGGCTCGATAACTTCTCCGGCCACTACAGGCCGAATGGATCCGGGATGGAATCGATTGCACGAGACGCTCTGAACAGAAACGGCTTCGATGCGAGCGGAGCGGAGTGGGATCCCTTTAAATTCGGCTGACCTTTGCGCTCGTTCGCCGTACTTGCTCAAGCAAGGCGAGTGGGGCGGACGAGTGGCCGTTTCAGTTAGTGGGTATGTTCCGTCTTTAGGCTGCGGGCTGCGTCAATCAGTTTCTGGAATTTCTCATCAGTCAGTGAACTCGCGATTGCAATCAGTTCGCCAATTTCTGCCGATTTGCGATATGGTTCCGGGTGGCGCTCGGCCGGTCTGACTGCAAGGCCAGCCATGATAAGTAGATCGGTTTCGTCGATCTGCAGTACTGGTGCGATGTCTTTGACCAGTTCCGGTGATGGCAGAACGCGCCCGTGGAGCAATTGCAGGATGGTTGATTCGGCCCGCGCCGATGCTCGGCTGACAACTCGGGGTGACAGTCCACGGTTGTCCATCAGGCCCTGAAGGATATCTGCGAACCGTTGAGTCATCTGCACAGGCTACTGAGCCGGTCGAGCGTCTGCCAGGGCCTCGCGTTGCTCCACCCTTCGGCCTACCGCCCTCTCCACCCCACGCACGACGCGC
Encoded proteins:
- a CDS encoding polymorphic toxin-type HINT domain-containing protein, whose protein sequence is MALTVGLVPGASALPPPVDRSGVVLPDIPKPPPVPGVDGGNLERLTTAEIPTEPEFEPKKTAAPAAVPPAARTLTALTPGQTVQIGTTPLEVGAPAGATPAESAALEGNWQVALADPAQTEARNIEGFAFTVTPPASATGNAVVALDYTEFSELYGANWADRLNILQFPGCFLTTPEVEACSEPVEVDTRNVVKPKTGDAAGDNVMDGERQIEATVNVASLTDPVTPPVPVARAMSVKAAAAPMSAMTAASAGSSVLVATSAGSGAKGDFSATPIPSAGSWSAGNGAGAFTYNYDMQAPSVPAGPSPTLGFGYNSQAVDGATSSTNNQPSWVGDGWDYNPGSITRTYKSCRDDRTGGNNANRKTSDMCWGSYNAVLTLGGSTTELVLDDTHKATPYSDKWVTANGDGSKVELLTRPLPDGIVEKAKELRAASPEYWRVTTRDGTEYYFGKHKLPGWTTGKETTNSVLTVPVSGNQPDEPCYKASYAESFCSQAWRWNLDYVVDTRGNAMSLWWKKEVNHYAQNFKFKKPVDYDRGGYLSRIDYGQRDNAIYTSDPIARVGFAVEERCYAEDGVKCTDENFASGDWAKNRIWYDTPADLYCSGATGKECYVPVPSFWSRKRLAAVTTYAQRVQNSTGLHKVDNWKLVQSLPHEKTDEGTALWLNSVTRTGYGVGDSEGVQLNPVTFVANTQSMPNRVKQVIDPGPPEKKDNNPVFDRLRIARVVNEYGGETVVTYKPPTGACQSGKDFPAPHTNTGLCFPAYWHPDPDKADETISWFNKYVISKVEELPGVKGIEPTSTTFEYDELNAADRKGAAWALNQGEFSKKKTRTYDHWRGYEIVRTISGADSAHPYTGTERSMSETRYFRGMDGDKLPDGGSRNVLVKDSRGFDIAPDLLPYQGRVAETLTYTKVGGVVLNRDVDYPWHKVLATRVRGDGIPALKAYRVMESYSISVSLASGTRVDSNPHTDDDDRTWRTVRTSTQYDGVYDLPVRIESQGDTGRTGDETCSWMEYVHNPGKHLIGLSSQSLTTAGLCPAAGVEPPASSWISGSRLTYDGVAHGAQPVKGLPTTTWTVRKDGGAWDEDSKVSYDTMGRPISATDAAGSVTTSEYLPATGQVYSVKTKNAEQHTSTSLLEPGRGTALKVTDPNGRTTTFEYDGLGRTVAAWGPTHAANEPAAKFTYYAKPGDPVSVRSEVRKEDAGYVSSYVFYDGLGRERQKQEPAVGKGRLVTDIFYGPSGTISRTNNAYYTGGDPQPVMYEPTDASDTKIPNATLYKYDGLGRVLQETPYEAGAERPEKASRSEYGYDYSVAVEPSGAASQRTYSDALGRTVRVDTFTDPARTAFRSTAFAYDARGDMTTAKDPKGNTWSWTYDARGRMVSSTDPDTGTSTTAYDNANRPVLSTDARGVKVWSKYDALGRPLEQRLENATGALLETSTYDTVAGAVGLPASTTRYTDNLPYTSEITGYTPDYQPTGSKLTLPPSIASTHGLKPSYSYTFGYTKGGQLRETGLPEAGALAAEKIITRFNKDGLPTSTSGKDWYTSDAEYSVYGQVVRTVSGEHPNRVWSSNVFNESTGALEQSIVDRESTSDTSTVLGNRVNARSYEYDPAGNITSIADRWNSVVDRQCFTYDTIGQLTQAWTAPSTCQAPGKQGAAPEYPDGTKNVTAANAGYWQSYTYDELGQRTKLVKHDPAGDATKNATTTYAYGKTDGSQPHTLTGTSTVFKNETGAQITKPSVRTYDQSGNMTARTDGGVGQTLTWTWDGKPEKVTGFGEGSGAWVTRDKACLDLSGGLTLAGTPIQRFTCNGTKAQKFRIDATVADPTVGALKVLGKCVVPGAGGTAAVIADCNGTAAQQWTTVAAGEKLKHVATGTCLTAPNTANGTDLVLGACDDTETAVPTQSWKPADATSYIYGPGGERLMAITAGETTLYLGDTTVATSGGKLSYTERYYAQPGAPTVMRHAQSNGASELSAQIADHNGTPHANVALAAGNAVTFAKKDPFGVDRTESPNWKSHRGYLGGDDDASTGLVHLGAREYEPATGRFISADPLLDLGDPIQINAYTYSENNPVTFADPSGLKSADVGSGSSSTYDGDSVGGPSKEELYWANDQMNRSLSSVVWDVLWDFLKELSNVGAIVSCFTRGDLWSCGSLLLDALPLMRALKIAKSLWKAVSRLFDAISAFKKAQDKARKVIEAARKAQEAARKAAAAKKAAAKKAAQLAKKKAEQAKLRAEKKAAQKVGNLVQKARKAAAKKSEKPLNRARNAAKEDTPSKTRGSDSGPGCRTTDNSFTPGTQVLMADGTTKPIEEVKNGDKVVATDPETGETAIETVTAEIKGEGTKKLVEVVIDTDGRKGTATATVTATDGHPFWVPELQEWIDATDLEAGNWLRTAVGTLVQITAVERRTEQAVVHNLTVSDLHTYYAFAGKASVLVHNCGPSATQTRTYVPGRPGTDDAVQDPLPASALLTTGGNLQDGNYTYVVMPGGSVRAFHEKIYDDEIWAGHTSLAGGKPVAMAGTFDVLDGVMVRLDNFSGHYRPNGSGMESIARDALNRNGFDASGAEWDPFKFG
- a CDS encoding helix-turn-helix domain-containing protein — protein: MTQRFADILQGLMDNRGLSPRVVSRASARAESTILQLLHGRVLPSPELVKDIAPVLQIDETDLLIMAGLAVRPAERHPEPYRKSAEIGELIAIASSLTDEKFQKLIDAARSLKTEHTH